AAGCCGCTCTCTATCCTGTGGGTCGCCGGGATGCAGTGATACATGTTGGGTCTCAGGCATACCCATCGAGTTGTCAAGATCCGAAAGGCCGACATGAGGGAACTCGACCGGTCCGTCTCGTATCTCAATAATGTCGTCGTACTCGTTGATTGACTCGTTAAGTGGACTGTTCGCCATGTGCCTAGTCCCAGACAGTGTGCCCAATTCGTCGCTGCATGTGGCTTTGCGGACGGGCATCGAGTCAGAAGATCTGGGGGTGAGAGCGGTACTTGGTATTTGTCGGTCGAGTTCATCGTCTGgcaccagccagccgtcTCCGTTGAACAACACAGAGGCATGCACGTCGAAAGCAGGCTCTTCTCTTGGTCCCTTCTCGGCAAATAAGCACATCTCTGGCGGCTCAGGGGGTGTGCAAAGGTTGTAGAGGGtcgtgtcggcgtcgggcggctgGAGAATCGGGCCATCGACCATGGACCGCATGGGAGTTCGCTCAGCATTAGAGGAAACGGCCCAAGTACGGAAATTAGAGTCGAAGGACGGATGGCACCTGATACTCAAGCGACAACAGTTGGCGCAGGGAGCCGCAGATCCATCGCATTTGACGCGTCGCTGGCGACAAGTTAGGCATCCTGTCACCGTTCTACTGCAAGACGAGCGCTTTCGTATCGCTTTTGAGCGGTGCGTTGTGGGGAGGTTCGATCGAGGCATTGCGTGCATATAAGGAGGATGACATAGGTATTGCACATATTGATAAGCCAAGATgggggtgcggcggcgactggctTTATTCACCCCGCAAGGCTTGATGGCCGTTGTTGGACGAAGGCTGAGCATGGAGGGGTTAGAGCAATCCAGGACGATCAATCCGGCATCGGGCGACCAACGAGGGTGGATGTTGGATGTGGCGGTTATCTACAGTATGTGGCGGTTATCTACAGTATGCGGAGATGGAGCCGACCGTCACGCTAGTTCCGCGGGGGGGTTTAGCCGGGAACAAAGCCTCGGGGGGTTCCTATTTGGAGGGCAATGTCTGTGAATATTCGGCTGTTTTCAAGTCATCTGGGTCACCGCGGGCAATTGACCGTTTTTGTGTCGTTGTTTTCTGTCTAATCAAGAAGCTATGGCACTGGCCTGAAACattgccctgcctgccccgaGTCTCTATGGACGCTCTGGGCGCACGCCATTCTGCATTGCTTTGACTGGCACTCCGAGCCTATTGCCCGAGGATCCGTGCAAGTGAAAAGTCTGGAAACTTCCCTGACACGGAGGGCCGCTACATACAGTGATCTCCCGCTTGGTCAGATTATACACGACGCACGCTATGGTAGCCGAGATGCCGCGGAACGGATACCCGGGCAGGTGCCGTATGACTGCGTCAATAGGGTTCCGGTCTGGGTGAACGCACAAGCTCTCCGGGAAGCCAAGGTGGTCAGAAAGCGCGTCGATGATACTGTCTTTGGTGATGCTGCCCTCTTGCGCGGATTTCTGGACGAGAGCCTCGAGTCTCCGTTGTCGAAACCAGCTGCTTCCGCCCGGGTACTTGCATTGCAGCCCGCTGCGGCTCAGAAAGCCCGAGTGCACAAAGTGGTTCGCGTGGACCAGATAATGGTCCCTGTTGCTCTTGTACACCTTGTATACCGTCTGTGGTGTGACTTCCAGACAGAGGCCGAAGCCTTCGGCCGTCCCGATGGTAAGGTTGTTGGAGACGTGGCGTGGGAAGTTGTACGCCGCAGTCATcgcctcggcgaggtggTTGCTCTCCAAGATCATGCGCCGCAACATGCTGATCGGCAAGATCCTCTCCACTTTGCGATCGTGTAGCTGGCCATCGGCGTCCACGTACGGGACTGGAACGTAGTCTTCTGAACTCATCAAGGAGTTCGCCGTGACTCCTATGCCGGCCGAACTCATGCCAGATCGCCCAAGCTGCCCCGCCTCAGTCACCATGAAGAGCGAGGGCTTGTTCTCCGACGGATCAGGATGCACCTCGAGGTAGATGACACAGTCATCTTCCCACAGGCGTGAGGACATGTCCCAGTTCTGAGCGACGAGAACGTCACCATTGGCTGTGGACTCCTGCGGAAAGTACGACGAGGTGCATTCGTTCGCCATGTCTCCCACACCGTCGTGATtacgcgctcgacggccgttGACTGGCTCCGTcgccccgtcgtccccgAGCCTGGCGAGATCATAGCGAGAATTGAGCAGCACGATATCATCCAGGCTTACGTCCGCTCCATCCGCAATCCCTCTCATTTCGTCGAAACCACTGGGGTAGAATGACTCCAGAGCAGGAATGTACACCTTCTCAATGATGGTACTCATCAACTCCCTATCGAAGGTGTAAGTCAATCGTGGTGCGCCAACTGAACGCATGAGAGAGTATTACATTGAGTGGGACAATTTGCCTGGCTGCCGATAATACTCAACGTTTGCCCGGATCTTTTGCTTTGCCAGCCGGCCATGGCTGTATCCTCGCTCATATGGCAAGCCACGTGCGACCACATGCTGATAAGGTGGGCGATTGGCTGCAGGAGTTGAACTTGGCGGGCACATATTGAAGTATTGCGCTGTAAGCCGCAAACGAGCAATGTCTGGCtgttctctctctccatgcTGGGCCTGTTGCTCACACAGCGCCTTATCTGCTTTTTGAACATACAACGAGTGAGTTCACAAGCTCGCCGTCTATAATCCGCGATGCGGAGGAGCCTTGACTGGTGCGACTAAGAAGTCCAAGCACCATTGGTCAACATCTCCAATGGTGGAAGGACGTCGCCAACTCGTCCCAAAATGGGGAAGTTGGCGATTAGGTTGGTGGGCTAGGAGCGTGACACAGACACACGACTCCCCACGTCCTAACCGGTTTTAGAGCTATTGTCGACAACGTGCGGGGTGCTTCCCCAACCTCTGGCACCACTGAGGCGCCGATCAAAGCCGATGATCGGTTCAGACGCATAAATACGTAACATGTGGACTATCGTACCGAGGAAAACAATCGTTAGCAGCGGATTCATTATCATCTTCGTCTTTCTTTTTCCCTtcggcgaggaagcggaCGATGCATCAAGACAGCGTGCAGCAGGAC
The genomic region above belongs to Purpureocillium takamizusanense chromosome 5, complete sequence and contains:
- a CDS encoding uncharacterized protein (COG:H~EggNog:ENOG503PCEQ~MEROPS:MER0004220), encoding MRSVGAPRLTYTFDRELMSTIIEKVYIPALESFYPSGFDEMRGIADGADVSLDDIVLLNSRYDLARLGDDGATEPVNGRRARNHDGVGDMANECTSSYFPQESTANGDVLVAQNWDMSSRLWEDDCVIYLEVHPDPSENKPSLFMVTEAGQLGRSGMSSAGIGVTANSLMSSEDYVPVPYVDADGQLHDRKVERILPISMLRRMILESNHLAEAMTAAYNFPRHVSNNLTIGTAEGFGLCLEVTPQTVYKVYKSNRDHYLVHANHFVHSGFLSRSGLQCKYPGGSSWFRQRRLEALVQKSAQEGSITKDSIIDALSDHLGFPESLCVHPDRNPIDAVIRHLPGYPFRGISATIACVVYNLTKREITVCSGPPCQGSFQTFHLHGSSGNRLGVPVKAMQNGVRPERP